A window of Alkalilimnicola sp. S0819 contains these coding sequences:
- a CDS encoding endonuclease/exonuclease/phosphatase family protein — MTEMSARIQRLDPEPHPAATLPVRHAAETLRLMSYNIQTGIETRQYHHYLTRSWKHVLPHAARQDNLDRIAGTICDYDIVGLQEVDAGSFRSGFVNQVHYLAGQGAFPYCHFQTNRRIGRLARHSNGLLSRFRPLEMREHKLPGMIPGRGALVVRFGGPQADLSVVLLHLALSRRARMNQMDFVAELIQDLPHAVVMGDFNCHSRAPELERLLHRTRLMEPLHHLHTYPSWRPQKNIDHILVSDELEVRSAAVLDCPLSDHLPITMEIALPADVELVA; from the coding sequence ATGACCGAGATGAGTGCCCGCATCCAGCGCCTGGACCCGGAGCCGCATCCCGCGGCCACGCTACCCGTGCGTCATGCCGCCGAGACCCTGCGGCTGATGAGCTACAACATCCAGACCGGCATCGAAACTCGCCAGTACCATCATTATCTGACCCGCAGCTGGAAGCATGTCCTGCCCCATGCGGCGCGCCAGGACAATCTGGACCGCATCGCCGGCACTATCTGTGATTACGACATCGTCGGGCTGCAGGAAGTGGACGCAGGCAGCTTTCGCAGCGGCTTCGTCAATCAGGTCCATTATCTGGCGGGGCAAGGCGCCTTTCCCTATTGCCACTTCCAGACCAACCGCCGCATCGGCCGGCTGGCGCGCCACAGCAACGGGCTGCTGAGCCGCTTTCGGCCGCTGGAGATGCGCGAGCACAAGCTGCCCGGCATGATCCCCGGCCGAGGCGCGCTGGTGGTGCGCTTTGGCGGGCCGCAGGCGGACCTGTCCGTGGTGCTGCTGCATCTGGCGCTGAGCCGGCGCGCGCGCATGAACCAGATGGATTTCGTGGCGGAGCTGATCCAGGACCTGCCCCACGCCGTGGTCATGGGTGACTTCAACTGCCATTCCCGCGCGCCGGAGCTGGAGCGCTTGCTGCACCGCACCCGGCTGATGGAACCCCTGCACCATCTGCATACCTACCCGAGCTGGCGGCCGCAGAAGAATATCGACCACATCCTGGTTTCCGATGAGCTGGAGGTGCGCAGCGCGGCCGTGCTGGACTGCCCGCTCTCCGACCATCTGCCCATCACCATGGAGATCGCCCTGCCGGCGGACGTGGAGCTGGTGGCCTGA
- a CDS encoding TorF family putative porin yields the protein MSFTRKTTTTASVCALLAGTVALPAQAELSGNIGVVSEYVFRGITNAPENDDAAVQGGLDWAHDSGFYLGYWGSSLGYSDESGGGFESDFYGGHAGSLGMFSYDVGLIYYHYTNIDDADVPEFAASLGLGPVSLGVNVLLDDVVWGNEGDAYWTLGFAYDLPKDFSFAATAGFYTYEDSGEFIASSAESSGFRHLDLSLSRPIGDTGAEMRLTYIVGGEDRDGVEQDDAVVLGLSYNFDI from the coding sequence ATGAGCTTCACCCGCAAGACCACCACCACCGCTTCCGTGTGCGCGCTGCTGGCCGGCACCGTCGCCCTGCCGGCCCAGGCCGAGCTCAGCGGCAACATCGGCGTCGTCTCCGAGTACGTGTTTCGGGGTATCACCAACGCGCCGGAGAACGACGACGCCGCCGTGCAGGGCGGCCTGGACTGGGCCCATGATTCGGGCTTCTATCTGGGCTACTGGGGCTCCAGCCTGGGTTACAGCGACGAGAGCGGGGGCGGCTTCGAGAGCGATTTCTACGGCGGCCATGCCGGCTCGCTGGGCATGTTCAGCTACGACGTGGGCCTGATCTACTACCACTACACCAACATCGACGACGCGGATGTGCCGGAATTCGCCGCCAGCCTGGGGCTGGGCCCGGTGAGCCTGGGCGTCAATGTGCTGCTGGATGACGTGGTCTGGGGCAACGAAGGCGACGCCTACTGGACCCTGGGCTTCGCGTACGACCTGCCCAAGGACTTCAGCTTCGCCGCCACCGCCGGTTTCTACACCTATGAGGACAGCGGTGAGTTCATCGCCAGCAGCGCCGAGAGCAGCGGCTTTCGCCACCTGGATCTGAGCCTGAGCCGGCCCATCGGCGACACGGGGGCGGAGATGCGCCTGACCTACATCGTCGGCGGAGAAGACCGCGATGGCGTGGAGCAGGACGACGCCGTGGTGCTGGGCCTGAGTTACAACTTCGACATCTGA
- the rmuC gene encoding DNA recombination protein RmuC, translating into MISLQGDVVSETQSLMVLAALLLAGVVLLLGLWLRASRAAAALGEQLRHRDEMLQAERDAAAEAREQSSARESELAELRTRHAVLEARADNEARRLNDERERLQALEGQLEQARAEARQSEQTRAELAEQLATLRSRRAADQEHYEARLKELDQHKAALKQEFENLANKIFEAKSETFSQRNRESLDALLKPFREQMGEFKQKVEHVHVESSKQQSAMQTELKQLQNLHQQMSREANELATALKGRAKMQGNWGEMVLENVLDRSGLRLGSDYKREVSITDEQGKRARPDAVVYLPQERHLIIDAKVSLNAYTRFVNAEDELERRQALKEHVEAMGARIRELADRDYHKLDGLKSPDMVFMFVPIESAFVEALKADETLFQKAVENNVLVATPTTLLTSLNIVRQLWRFEDQNKHSAELAKKAERVYKKLKTFLGSFEDVKKGLDRAQDAYSKAERQLVAGPGNLIKQANEFRELAPAIRDQLPQYFTEKAELELDYDAEAGEEYALEAPALPREEAAGDTAGAVGEESAVDADSAEEQASG; encoded by the coding sequence ATGATCAGTCTGCAGGGGGATGTGGTGAGCGAAACTCAGAGTCTGATGGTGTTGGCCGCGCTGCTGTTGGCCGGCGTGGTGCTCTTGCTGGGGCTGTGGCTGCGCGCCAGCCGGGCCGCCGCGGCCCTGGGCGAGCAGCTGCGCCACCGCGACGAGATGCTGCAGGCCGAGCGCGACGCGGCCGCCGAGGCCCGCGAGCAATCGAGTGCCCGGGAGAGCGAGCTGGCCGAGCTGCGCACCCGCCATGCGGTGCTGGAGGCCCGTGCCGATAACGAGGCGCGACGCCTGAACGATGAGCGCGAGCGGCTGCAGGCGCTGGAGGGCCAGCTGGAGCAGGCCCGCGCCGAGGCCCGCCAGAGCGAACAGACCCGCGCCGAGCTGGCCGAGCAGCTCGCCACCCTGCGCAGCCGCCGGGCCGCCGACCAGGAGCATTACGAAGCCCGCCTGAAGGAGCTGGACCAGCACAAGGCCGCGCTCAAGCAGGAGTTCGAGAACCTGGCCAACAAGATCTTCGAGGCCAAGAGCGAAACCTTCTCCCAGCGCAACCGCGAATCCCTGGACGCGCTGCTCAAGCCCTTCCGCGAACAGATGGGGGAGTTCAAGCAGAAGGTGGAGCACGTTCACGTGGAGAGCAGCAAGCAGCAAAGCGCCATGCAGACCGAGCTCAAGCAGCTGCAGAACCTGCACCAGCAGATGAGCCGGGAGGCCAACGAGCTGGCCACCGCCCTGAAGGGCCGGGCGAAGATGCAGGGCAACTGGGGCGAGATGGTGCTGGAGAACGTGCTGGACCGCTCCGGCCTGCGCCTGGGCAGCGACTACAAACGCGAAGTCTCCATCACCGACGAGCAGGGCAAGCGTGCTCGCCCCGATGCGGTGGTCTACCTGCCCCAGGAGCGCCATCTGATCATCGACGCCAAGGTCTCGCTGAACGCCTATACCCGCTTTGTGAACGCCGAGGACGAGCTGGAGCGGCGCCAGGCGCTGAAAGAGCACGTGGAGGCCATGGGCGCGCGCATCCGCGAACTGGCCGACCGGGACTACCACAAGCTCGACGGGCTGAAATCCCCGGACATGGTATTCATGTTCGTACCCATCGAATCCGCCTTCGTGGAAGCCCTGAAGGCCGACGAGACCTTGTTCCAGAAGGCTGTCGAGAACAACGTGCTGGTGGCCACCCCCACCACCCTGCTCACCAGCCTCAACATCGTCCGCCAGCTCTGGCGCTTCGAGGATCAGAACAAGCACAGCGCCGAGCTCGCCAAGAAGGCCGAGCGGGTCTACAAGAAGTTGAAGACCTTCCTCGGCAGCTTCGAGGATGTGAAAAAAGGCCTGGACCGCGCCCAGGATGCCTACAGCAAGGCCGAGCGCCAGCTGGTGGCCGGCCCCGGCAACCTGATCAAGCAGGCCAACGAATTTCGGGAGCTGGCCCCGGCCATCCGCGACCAGCTGCCGCAGTATTTCACCGAGAAGGCGGAGCTGGAATTGGACTACGACGCCGAGGCTGGCGAGGAATACGCCCTGGAGGCCCCGGCGCTGCCGCGGGAGGAAGCGGCTGGGGATACCGCGGGCGCTGTGGGCGAGGAATCCGCGGTCGATGCCGACTCGGCCGAGGAACAGGCCTCGGGCTGA
- a CDS encoding helix-turn-helix transcriptional regulator codes for MARIHDTLARHHKLLQLLPTYPRRATAQELRASLGEEGFEVTLRTLQRDLHQLWASGEFAIHRDDRDSVYGWAWERDVRRVEDPAAMDSHRALLFKIMRDYSRHLLPPHTRERFEPIFHSAQQFLDQRSELSPSWLWTQRVRVLPPGQRLLPPSVDAALVETLYEALMGDHRVRLRYRTRSRSGELRDYELTPLGLVFRDETGLYGYLLGCKPGESRAKQFALHRIEQLELTDLPAAPPADFDLDEYIAQGGFDVLLSEQRLALELRLSEQLAVHLEERPLSADQHLRRDEEGRWRLRATVPDTRQLRWWLAGLGDGVQVLQPQGLRDELVRGLQAALAAYQD; via the coding sequence ATGGCCCGCATACACGACACCCTCGCCCGTCACCACAAGCTGTTGCAGCTGCTGCCCACCTATCCCCGGCGCGCCACCGCCCAGGAGCTGCGGGCGTCCCTCGGCGAGGAGGGTTTCGAGGTCACCCTGCGCACGCTGCAGCGGGACCTGCACCAGCTCTGGGCCAGCGGCGAGTTCGCCATCCACCGGGATGATCGGGACAGCGTCTACGGCTGGGCCTGGGAGCGGGACGTGCGCCGGGTGGAAGACCCGGCGGCGATGGACAGCCACCGGGCCCTGTTGTTCAAGATCATGCGTGACTATAGCCGTCACCTGCTGCCGCCCCACACCCGGGAGCGCTTCGAGCCCATCTTCCACAGTGCCCAGCAGTTTCTCGACCAGCGCAGCGAACTCTCGCCCAGCTGGCTGTGGACCCAGCGCGTGCGTGTGCTGCCGCCGGGCCAGCGGCTGCTCCCGCCCAGTGTCGATGCCGCGCTGGTGGAGACCCTCTACGAGGCGCTGATGGGTGACCATCGGGTGCGGCTGCGCTATCGCACCCGCTCGCGGAGCGGCGAGTTGCGTGACTACGAGCTCACGCCGCTGGGCCTGGTGTTTCGCGACGAGACCGGGCTGTACGGCTACCTGCTCGGCTGCAAGCCCGGCGAGAGCCGAGCCAAACAGTTCGCCCTGCACCGCATCGAACAACTGGAACTCACCGATCTGCCGGCGGCCCCCCCTGCCGATTTCGATCTGGACGAGTACATCGCCCAGGGCGGCTTCGATGTCCTGCTCAGCGAGCAACGCCTGGCGCTGGAGCTGCGCCTGAGCGAGCAGTTGGCGGTGCATCTGGAGGAGCGACCGCTGAGCGCGGATCAGCACTTGCGCCGGGATGAGGAGGGCCGCTGGCGTCTGCGGGCCACGGTGCCGGATACCCGGCAATTGCGCTGGTGGTTGGCGGGCCTCGGTGATGGCGTACAGGTGCTCCAGCCCCAGGGGCTGCGTGATGAGCTGGTACGCGGCCTGCAGGCCGCCCTGGCCGCCTACCAGGACTGA
- a CDS encoding hexameric tyrosine-coordinated heme protein has translation MSETWLPSLITDTPQEGYELAVKLARVAIKLTQPDAQVRDELREVYARDADSLIAVSQVVATHYQTVAAANDYWR, from the coding sequence ATGAGCGAAACCTGGCTGCCGTCCCTGATCACCGATACCCCCCAGGAAGGCTACGAACTCGCCGTCAAACTCGCTCGCGTGGCCATCAAGCTGACCCAACCCGACGCCCAGGTGCGCGATGAGCTGCGGGAGGTCTATGCCCGGGACGCCGACAGCCTGATCGCCGTCTCCCAGGTGGTCGCCACCCACTACCAGACCGTCGCCGCCGCCAACGACTACTGGCGCTAG